The Magnetospirillum sp. 15-1 DNA window GATGCGGTGCTCGCCAAGCAGATGCCCGATGGGCAAAAGCGCCGGAAGGCCGACGTGGTCATTCCCACCGGCTTGGGCAAGGGTCCGGCGCTGAAGCGGTTGAAGCGGCTGGTCGCCGCCCTTAGAGTGCATCAGCTTCAAGCTGATGCACTCCAGGATTCTGTCTGTACGAAAAAGCTCCGCTTTTTCAGGGCTCAAGCGCCGCTCGGGCTTAAGAGTTCTTCGACGTTCCGATTCAGCTTAAGTGCGAAGAACTCTAGAGGAGAGAAGGTCTGATGCGCGAGATCGTGCTCGATACGGAAACCACCGGCTTCGATCCGTTGAGCGGCCACCGGCTGGTGGAAATCGGCTGTGTCGAGCTGTTCAACCACCTGCCCACCGGCTCGGTGTTCCATCGCTACTGCAATCCCGAGCGCGACATGCCGGAAGAGGCGTTCAAGGTGCACGGCCTGTCGGCCGACTTCCTGTCGGACAAGCCGCTGTTCGCCGAGGTCGTCGCCGATTTCCTGGAGTTCATCGGCGACGCGCCGCTGGTCATCCACAACGCCGAGTTCGACATGCGTTTCATCAACGCCGAACTGGCGCGGCTGGGCTTTCCCCCCTTGCCCATGAGCCGCTCCATCGACACGGTGATGATGGCGCGCAAGCGCTTTCCCGGTGCCCAGGCCAATCTGGACGCGCTGTGCCGCCGCTTCGAGATCGACAACACCCACCGCACCAAGCACGGAGCGTTGCTGGATTCGGAATTGCTGGCCGAGGTCTATCTGCAGCTGATCGGCGGACGCCAGCCGGGCCTCGAGCTGGGTGGCGGCAAGGGCAACGGCGGTGGTGGCGGCGCCACCGCCTCGACCATCGAGGTCAAGCGCGAGTTCCGCGCCCCCCGGCCCCATGCTCCGACCGAAGAGGAAAGCGCGGCGCACACGGCGTTCGTGGGCAAGCTCAAGAACGCCGTGTGGCTGCGGGAATAAACTAGGCCTGACCCTGCTGGGCGTTCATCTCTTCGGCGCGGGCGCGGTAGAGCTGCACGAAGTCCAGGGGCTGGAGCAGCAGCGGCGGCAGGCCGCCGTCGCGGGTCATGTCGGCCACGATGTTGCGGGCGAAGGGGAACAGCAGGCGCGGGCATTCGATCAGCAGCACCGGGTGAATCTGCTCTTCCGGCAGGTTCAGGGTGAACACGCCGGCATAGGCCAGTTCCAGGATGAACAGCGCCTTGCCTTCCAGCAGGGCCTCGATCTTCAGGTGCAGCACCACTTCATAGGCGTTGCCGCCCACATTGGCGACGTTGACGTCCACGTGGATCGGAATCTCGGGATTCTTGCCCTGCATCTCGATGAAGGTCTGGGGCGCGCCGGGGATCTCGAAGGACAGGTCCTTGATGTACTGCATGTTGACCTGCAGCTGGGGCAGATCCTCGGACGGCGTCTGGGCATCGGTCATGGCACTCTCCGAATGGGAAGTCGTTCAACAAGCTGGCAAGGGGCGTAGCACGGACACCTTTACGGCTCAAGCCGCTTGTGGTCCACGGGCGGAGTCGGTTCCGATTCCGGCGGAATGATCTCGTACTCGCCATCGATGACCGTCGGGCCGGACTGGGCGGCGGGACCCGTACCGGTCGTGCCCGGTCCCACGCTTACGACGCGGGCCACCACGGCGCGCAGCAGCAGGGCGCGGACCGGCGGCAACAGCAGCAGCAGCGCCAGACCGTCGCTGATGAAGCCCGGCAGCATCAGCAGGAAACCGGCCAGGGTGACGCAGACGCCGTCGAACACCGCCGGGCCGGGCGGCTCGCCCCGCTCCAGCCGGGCCCGCACGTCGAGCGTCATGGCCAGCCCGCCGTGACGCAGCAGGGCCGAGCCGGCCAGGATGGCCAGGACGGTCAATCCCACGGTGGCCAGTCCGCCGATGGCATCGGCCACGTGGATCCACACCATGATCTCGGCGACCGGCAAGGTCAGCACACCGATCAGGAACGCCCATGCCATGCTTGCTCTTTCCCCCAACCCGTCTTATGTCTTTGACTGGATTAGCAGCCTACCTCGGACTGGCCTGATGAACGACGGCTATCACCTTCTCGACATCGTTTTTTTCGCCATGGTCGCCGCCTTCCTGGTGTTGCGCCTGCGCAGCGTGCTGGGCAAGCGCACCGGCGCCGAGCGCCCGCCCGAGCAGTGGACCCCGCCGGAAACCCCCGCCGACAACGTGGTGGACCTGCAAAGCGTCCGCCGCTCGGCGGCGGAACCGCCGGCCGAGACGCCGGTGGGCCAGGGTCTGGCGGCCATCCGCGCCGCCGACCGGGGATTTGACCTGGACGGCTTCTTAGGGGGAGCCAAGGCGGCGTTCGAGATGATCGTCATCGCCTTCGCCCACGGCGACAAGGCGACGCTGCAGCCGCTGCTGGCCCCCGACGTCTACCGTCATTTCAGCGACGCCATCGAGGCGCGGCGCCAGCATGGCGAGACGCTGCAGACCGAACTGGTGGGCATCCGCTCGGCCGAACTGATCGAGGCCCAGATGGACGGCCGCTTCGCCGCGCTCACCATCCGGTTCGTCAGCGAGCAGGTCAACGCGCTGCGCGACGCCAAGGGCGAAGTGGTGGAAGGCAATCCCGAGCGGGTGATCGACGTGATCGACCTGTGGACCTTCCGCCGCGATACCCGCGCCACCGATCCCAACTGGGCGCTGGCCGCCACCCATACCCCCGAGCCATGAGGAAAGCGGCCGCCGCGCTGCTGGTGGCGGCATCCCTGGCCGCCTGCGCCACGCCGGAACCGGCGCCCGGCCCAGGCGGGCCCGACCGCATGGTGCTGCAGCCCCTTTCCTTCGACCGGCTGGCCGGGTGGTCCGACGACGAATCGGCCCGGGTGCTGCCGGCCCTGCTTAAATCGTGCAACCGCATCACCCGGCTGCCCATCGACAAATCCATCGGTTTCGAGGGCGTGGGCGGTACCGCCGCCGACTGGTATTCCCCCTGCTCCGCCGCCGCCCGGGTGGCCGAGGGCGACCATAAGGGCGCCCGCGCCCTGTTCGAGACCTGGTTCACCCCCTGGCAGGTCACCAATGACGGCAAGGCCGACGGGCTGTTCACCGGCTATTTCGAGCCGGAGATCAAGGGCTCGCGCCTGCGGAAGGCGCCCTATACCCAGCCCATTTACGGCAAGCCCGCCGATCTGGTCACCGCCGATCTGGGCAAGTTCCGCTCCGACTGGTCGGGCGAGCAGGTGGTCGGCCGGGTCGAGAACGGCCGTCTGGTTCCCTATGCCACCCGCGCCGAGATCGACAGGGGCGCCATCGACGGCAAGGCCGCCGTGGTGGCGTGGACCGACGACCCGGTGGATCTGGCCATCATGCAGATTCAGGGCTCGGGCCGGGTACGCCTCGACGACGGCTCGGTGATCCGCCTGGGCGTGGCGGGCAGCAACGGCCATAAATTCGTCGGCATCGGCAAGGTGATGAAGGATGAGGGCAAGCTGGGGAGCGACACCTCCATGCCGGCCATCCGCGCCTGGCTCAAGGCCAATCCCGAGGAAGGCCGCACCCTGCTGGGCCGTAATCCCCGCTATATCTTCTACGGCCTCAACGCCGGCACCGACGGGCCCATGGGGACCGAGGGCGTGGCGCTGACGCCCGAGCGCTCGCTGGCCGTCGATCCCCGCTTCGTGCCGCTGGGCGTTCCGGTATGGGTGGACAGCGTCGATCCGGCGGGCAAGCCGCTGCGCCGCCTGATGGTGGCCCAGGATACCGGCGCCGCCATCAAGGGACCGGTGCGCGGCGACGTGTTCTGGGGGGCTGGCGAAGCCGCCTTCCAGATCGCCGGCAAGATGAAGAGCCCCGGCCGGCTGGTGGTGTTCCTGCCCCGCGCCCGCTCTCCCCGGCTGGCCGAGAGGTAAGGGTTGCCTTCCGGGTCCGGCTTGTCCATCCTTCGCCTCAACGAAATCTGATACGGAACGGATCGCGGCGATGAGCCGGTTGCTGGCCGAATGGCGGGAACGCAAGGGACGCGAGGAGGAGCAGCTGCATGAGCAGCTGTGCGCCGCGGTGCGTGCCGGCCAGGTTCAGGTCTATACCGATCCCCGCCTCCTGGATTTCCAGGGCTCGCCGGTGCACCAGCACTGGGACCATCTGCTGCCGCTGACCATCGAAGCCACCCTGGCGCTGATCATCCTGCTGGCTACCGGCCTTGCCACCGGTATCGTCGCCATGACGCTGTGCGTGCTGGCCCATCTGTACGGCAACAAGTACTACGTGGCCTGGCGGCTGAAGATGCGTGCCCTGGCCTATCTGATGGGCAGCTATCAGCAATTCGTCACTCTGTGGCAACTGGGCGGCATCGCCCTGGTGGTCAAGGGGGTCAACGAGGCTCCCTGTCTGGCGCCCAAGGGCGACTGGCGCAAGTTCATCCGCCGCAATCTCGGCGAGGGCGAGGCCCAGGCCCAGGCGCCCATGGCCAATGCTCCGGTGCCCGCCGGTCCGCGCATGACGGCGCCGCCGGCCCAGCCGGCCGCCCCGGTGCCGCCCCCTTCACCCGCGCCCGAACCGGCACCGATGGTGATCGAGACCGCGCCCCTGGCCGACTCGGTGCAGCCGGTGCCTCCTCCTCCCGCCCCCGAACCCGAGATCATGGCGCCGCCGACACCCCAGCCGGGGGATCGCTGGGCCTCCATCGCCGACGAGGACCCGCCGCGCGATGAGGTGGTGCCCAGGCAATGACCCGGTCGCGTCTGGTCGAGCCGCGCCAGCCCCGCCGCCGGGTGGTCAGCGCCGACGAGATCCGGGTGTGGAAGGCGGTGGTGTCGGACGCCAAGCCGCTGCCCGGCCGCTCCCCTCCCGCCGATCCGCCGCCCGATGCCGTGGCCGCGCCCGAGCCGGTGGCTTCAGAGCCGCCGCCGCCCGGCAAGCCGCCGGTCCGCCCCTCGGCCCATCCCCCGCCCACCCCGCCACGGTCAAGGTGAGCTGCATCACGGCAGAGCCCCCGGCCTGGACCGCCGGTCCGCCGACCGGCTCAAGAAGGGCGAGATGGAGATCGAGGCCGATCTCGACCTGCACGGCCTGACCCAGGACATGGCCCATGCCCAATTGACCGCCTTCATCCAGCGCTGCTGGGTGGCGCAGCGCCGTTGTGTCCTGGTGGTGACCGGCAAGGGAGCCCAGGGCTTCGGCGTCCTGCGGGCCCAGGTGCCGCGATGGCTCAACCAGAGTCCCCTGCGCGAGCGTATCCTGGGCTTTTCCTACGCCCAGCCGCGCCATGGCGGCGATGGCGCCCTCTACGTCCTGATCCGCAGGCAGCGGGCATGACTCCGTTCGGCGCCCGTATCCGCGCCCTGCGCGATGCCAAGGGTATCCAATTGCGCCAGATGGCCGCCGACCTGCATATCTCCGCCGCCTATCTCTCGGCGCTGGAGCACGGCCATCGCGGCCGTCCGGCCCCCGGTCTGGTGATGCAGATCTGCGGCTATCTCGGCTGCATCTGGGACGAGGCCGAGGAGCTGAAGGCCCTGGCCGAACTGTCTCATCCCAAGGTGACCCTGGACACCTCGGGCCTCACCCCCGCCCACACCGAACTGGCCAACCGTCTCGGCCGGTCCATCCGCGACCTGCCGGAAAACGTGGTGGCGCGGTTGCTGAAGGTATTGGGGGAGCAGTAGCGGAGTATCCGTGTTGATCAAGCTGATTTTGGTATCCAGGGACGGCCTGCTCTGAGCAGGGCATTTGCCAGGACGACGAGCTTTCGCATGATTGCGGTAATGGCGAGCTTGGCGGGCTTTCCAGCACTGATGAGCTGCTGGTATTTGGCCTTGAGGTCAGGGTTGAAGCGCATGGCGACGAGAGCAGGCATGTAGAGCGCCTGACGGACGTCAGCCCGTCCGCCGCGAATGAATGCGTGTCCGGTCCAGCGTCCGGACTGGCGGGCAATAGGGGCCAACCCGGCGAGACTTGCGGCTTGTCCCGGTTCCAAGACACCGAGTTCGGGCATCTCGATCAGCAGAGCAAGCGCGGTCAGGCGCCCTATGCCAGGAATGCTGATCAGAATTTCCTGGCGCCGGGAAAGTTCGGCATTGGCCTGGATGCGACGTTCCAATTCGGCGTCGATGGCGGCGATCTGACGCTCGATGTGCTTCAGCCGCTCGGCATTCTGACGCCTGAGCAGGGTGATGCTCAGGGATTTTGCGCGGTTCCTGGCCGCCGTGCGATCCTTGACCAGCGCCTCGCGGGCGAGGTGGAACTGCCTGAGTTCGACAATGGTCTCGTCCGGCGCCGGGCGCGTTTCCAGTTGGAGAAGAGCCCCCATTCTGGCCAGCAGGATGGCATCCAGGCGGTCGGTCTTGGCCAACTTGCCGACGGCCTCAGCGAAACGCCGGGCCTGGCGGGGATTGACCTTCACCATCGGCAGACCGCCTCTGGCCAGCGCACGCTCAAATGTGCGGTGATAGGGGCCGGTGGGCTCGAAGACCACGCGGGCAACATCCTTGCCGATCCAGGCGATCAGGGCCTTGTGTCCCTTGGAATCGTTGGCGAACTGGCGGCTGATGCCATCTGACAGGCGATGGGCATCGAGACTGTCTTTCGAGATGTCGATGCCAATGGTAGTCTCGGTCATCTTTTCCGTGCCTCTGCTTGTCATCCGGGGCTCTCCCCCGGGTATCCGTTCAGGCCAATGGAAAAGACGAGGGTGATCAGACTCCGCTTCGGCCCATCAATCCGGCCCGCTTTTTCTCGATCCATCCCTCGCCGCTGACGAGAGGGCAGCCACCCTCTCCCAGCGGTTCCTTTTTCGCCTGTCGGCACGGAAAGTCATAAGACAAGCCTTTTTGGAAAGGATCGGGACATGAGGATCGGAATCGTCGGCTGCAATGGACGCATGGGCCGGATGCTGATGGAGGCGGTACTGTCCGCCGAGGGCTGCCGGCTTTCGGGCGGCACCGAACGGGCCGGAAGCGACGTCATCGGCCGCGACCTCGGACTCCTGCTGGGCCGCGATCCGGTGGGCGCCGTGGTGAGCGCCGACGCCGAAGCCCTGTTCGCCGCCTCGGACGCGGTGATCGACTTCACCGCGCCGGCCGCCACCCTGGCCCACGCCGCCATGGCCGCCAAACTCGGCAAGGTGCTGGTGGTGGGCACCACCGGTCTCGCCAAGGAGGACG harbors:
- a CDS encoding murein transglycosylase A, translating into MRKAAAALLVAASLAACATPEPAPGPGGPDRMVLQPLSFDRLAGWSDDESARVLPALLKSCNRITRLPIDKSIGFEGVGGTAADWYSPCSAAARVAEGDHKGARALFETWFTPWQVTNDGKADGLFTGYFEPEIKGSRLRKAPYTQPIYGKPADLVTADLGKFRSDWSGEQVVGRVENGRLVPYATRAEIDRGAIDGKAAVVAWTDDPVDLAIMQIQGSGRVRLDDGSVIRLGVAGSNGHKFVGIGKVMKDEGKLGSDTSMPAIRAWLKANPEEGRTLLGRNPRYIFYGLNAGTDGPMGTEGVALTPERSLAVDPRFVPLGVPVWVDSVDPAGKPLRRLMVAQDTGAAIKGPVRGDVFWGAGEAAFQIAGKMKSPGRLVVFLPRARSPRLAER
- a CDS encoding Smr/MutS family protein, whose translation is MEIEADLDLHGLTQDMAHAQLTAFIQRCWVAQRRCVLVVTGKGAQGFGVLRAQVPRWLNQSPLRERILGFSYAQPRHGGDGALYVLIRRQRA
- a CDS encoding Tim44/TimA family putative adaptor protein is translated as MNDGYHLLDIVFFAMVAAFLVLRLRSVLGKRTGAERPPEQWTPPETPADNVVDLQSVRRSAAEPPAETPVGQGLAAIRAADRGFDLDGFLGGAKAAFEMIVIAFAHGDKATLQPLLAPDVYRHFSDAIEARRQHGETLQTELVGIRSAELIEAQMDGRFAALTIRFVSEQVNALRDAKGEVVEGNPERVIDVIDLWTFRRDTRATDPNWALAATHTPEP
- the dnaQ gene encoding DNA polymerase III subunit epsilon, which encodes MREIVLDTETTGFDPLSGHRLVEIGCVELFNHLPTGSVFHRYCNPERDMPEEAFKVHGLSADFLSDKPLFAEVVADFLEFIGDAPLVIHNAEFDMRFINAELARLGFPPLPMSRSIDTVMMARKRFPGAQANLDALCRRFEIDNTHRTKHGALLDSELLAEVYLQLIGGRQPGLELGGGKGNGGGGGATASTIEVKREFRAPRPHAPTEEESAAHTAFVGKLKNAVWLRE
- a CDS encoding transposase, which gives rise to MTETTIGIDISKDSLDAHRLSDGISRQFANDSKGHKALIAWIGKDVARVVFEPTGPYHRTFERALARGGLPMVKVNPRQARRFAEAVGKLAKTDRLDAILLARMGALLQLETRPAPDETIVELRQFHLAREALVKDRTAARNRAKSLSITLLRRQNAERLKHIERQIAAIDAELERRIQANAELSRRQEILISIPGIGRLTALALLIEMPELGVLEPGQAASLAGLAPIARQSGRWTGHAFIRGGRADVRQALYMPALVAMRFNPDLKAKYQQLISAGKPAKLAITAIMRKLVVLANALLRAGRPWIPKSA
- a CDS encoding helix-turn-helix domain-containing protein → MTPFGARIRALRDAKGIQLRQMAADLHISAAYLSALEHGHRGRPAPGLVMQICGYLGCIWDEAEELKALAELSHPKVTLDTSGLTPAHTELANRLGRSIRDLPENVVARLLKVLGEQ
- a CDS encoding FxsA family protein; translated protein: MAWAFLIGVLTLPVAEIMVWIHVADAIGGLATVGLTVLAILAGSALLRHGGLAMTLDVRARLERGEPPGPAVFDGVCVTLAGFLLMLPGFISDGLALLLLLPPVRALLLRAVVARVVSVGPGTTGTGPAAQSGPTVIDGEYEIIPPESEPTPPVDHKRLEP
- the secB gene encoding protein-export chaperone SecB, which produces MTDAQTPSEDLPQLQVNMQYIKDLSFEIPGAPQTFIEMQGKNPEIPIHVDVNVANVGGNAYEVVLHLKIEALLEGKALFILELAYAGVFTLNLPEEQIHPVLLIECPRLLFPFARNIVADMTRDGGLPPLLLQPLDFVQLYRARAEEMNAQQGQA